In one Nocardioides sp. NBC_00368 genomic region, the following are encoded:
- a CDS encoding DUF6576 domain-containing protein, whose amino-acid sequence MTTTWLVVFASIVGLVLFAILGGGGVLGLALVQPNIAELKLWTLLTWPFAYPQFGIFDVLAIFFFWYFGSDLERNELGRVRFAWLLVAFTAVLSVLAVFFGAVLDPSYALFGLGMLEMMVVLLWIAQWPDRMFMFNIPAWLFGVILVGIQLIQYLGYRSFVMLLVFVVGMAVNAFVARQFGLLDKFAWIPRVAGPAQPRAPKPAKAKKRKSGPTVVTGPWESSTVSKDDQRMDELLDKIHAQGADSLTSKEKKELMQLRERRRRG is encoded by the coding sequence GTGACCACGACATGGCTCGTGGTCTTCGCGAGCATCGTCGGACTGGTGCTCTTCGCCATCCTCGGTGGCGGGGGCGTGCTCGGGCTGGCCCTGGTCCAGCCCAACATCGCCGAGCTCAAGCTGTGGACGCTGCTGACCTGGCCGTTCGCCTATCCGCAGTTCGGCATCTTCGACGTACTCGCGATCTTCTTCTTCTGGTACTTCGGCTCCGACCTCGAGCGCAACGAGCTCGGCCGGGTCCGGTTCGCCTGGCTGCTGGTGGCGTTCACCGCGGTGCTCTCGGTCCTGGCCGTCTTCTTCGGCGCCGTACTGGACCCCTCCTACGCCCTCTTCGGCCTAGGCATGCTCGAGATGATGGTGGTGCTGCTGTGGATCGCGCAGTGGCCCGACCGGATGTTCATGTTCAACATCCCGGCCTGGCTCTTCGGTGTGATCCTGGTCGGGATCCAGCTGATCCAGTACCTGGGCTACCGCAGCTTCGTGATGCTGCTCGTCTTCGTCGTCGGCATGGCCGTGAACGCATTCGTCGCGCGCCAGTTCGGACTGCTCGACAAGTTCGCCTGGATCCCGCGGGTGGCCGGTCCGGCCCAGCCGAGGGCGCCCAAGCCGGCCAAGGCGAAGAAGCGCAAGTCCGGCCCGACCGTGGTCACCGGCCCGTGGGAGTCCTCGACCGTCTCCAAGGACGACCAGCGGATGGACGAGCTCCTCGACAAGATCCACGCCCAGGGCGCCGACTCGCTGACCAGCAAGGAGAAGAAGGAGCTCATGCAGCTGCGTGAGCGCCGTCGCCGTGGGTGA
- a CDS encoding glycosyltransferase family 2 protein: MTDWRQLTEAGVRRARDLLRGRPTLSVVVPVYNVAEYVEKSLRSVLDQPRDEISRLEVIVVDDGSTDGSAQILRRIASEEPGVTVITQANSGVSRARHTGIDAATGDLLTFVDPDDILPSDAWSAMVRSLRRTGSDFAVGAAERVSVDGGVERRFMTPLMRRNHAEERLRCRIEDAPLMLADIFVWNKIFRRSFWTKNAIVFPERTRYQDQVALTQVFLAADSFDVLTEIVYDWQVRADRSSATQKRAQTANLVERIDTKRQTVEMVRAAGSAKLMETLLVEILPIDMWEHFRAAVHPDTEDPRRYWELLRAAVLEFWYDAGVPFEATTVPPVQRLMAWLVAQDRAEDLAALIVMIDRYGAGKAFRQHPWREDPALPPQLRDIEKVDGSALLTRQPMRG; this comes from the coding sequence GTGACCGACTGGCGCCAGCTGACCGAAGCAGGAGTCCGTCGGGCGAGGGACCTCCTGCGGGGCAGGCCGACGCTCAGCGTGGTCGTGCCGGTCTACAACGTCGCCGAGTACGTCGAGAAGAGCCTGCGCAGCGTCCTGGACCAGCCGCGCGACGAGATCTCGAGGCTCGAGGTGATCGTCGTCGACGACGGCTCGACCGACGGTTCGGCGCAGATCCTGCGGCGCATCGCCTCGGAGGAACCCGGCGTCACCGTCATCACCCAGGCGAACTCGGGGGTGTCGAGAGCCCGTCACACCGGGATCGACGCGGCGACCGGGGACCTGCTGACGTTCGTCGATCCCGACGACATCCTTCCCTCGGACGCATGGTCGGCGATGGTGCGGTCGCTGCGGCGTACGGGCTCGGACTTCGCGGTCGGCGCCGCGGAGCGGGTCAGTGTCGACGGCGGGGTGGAGCGGAGGTTCATGACGCCGCTGATGCGCCGCAACCATGCGGAGGAGCGGCTCAGGTGCCGGATCGAGGACGCGCCGCTGATGCTGGCCGACATCTTCGTGTGGAACAAGATCTTCCGGCGGTCGTTCTGGACGAAGAACGCGATCGTCTTCCCCGAGCGCACCCGCTACCAGGACCAGGTGGCGCTCACGCAGGTGTTCCTCGCCGCCGACTCCTTCGACGTCCTGACCGAGATCGTCTACGACTGGCAGGTTCGCGCCGACCGGTCCTCGGCGACGCAGAAGCGTGCGCAGACGGCCAACCTCGTCGAGCGGATCGACACCAAGCGCCAGACCGTCGAGATGGTCCGCGCGGCCGGTTCGGCGAAGCTGATGGAGACGCTGCTCGTCGAGATCCTGCCGATCGACATGTGGGAGCACTTCCGAGCGGCGGTTCACCCCGACACCGAGGATCCGCGGCGCTACTGGGAGCTTCTGCGCGCCGCCGTCCTGGAGTTCTGGTACGACGCCGGTGTCCCGTTCGAGGCCACGACGGTCCCGCCCGTTCAGCGGCTCATGGCCTGGCTGGTCGCCCAGGACCGGGCCGAGGACCTCGCCGCGCTGATCGTGATGATCGACAGATACGGCGCGGGCAAGGCGTTTCGCCAACATCCGTGGCGTGAGGATCCGGCGCTACCGCCGCAGCTGCGTGACATCGAGAAAGTCGATGGGAGTGCCCTGCTGACGCGGCAACCAATGCGTGGATAG
- a CDS encoding FkbM family methyltransferase, with product MTTIEVGGRSYAVCVPHAEADYIQSNLVRTGRPYEELMLQAMVAALEPGDLVVDVGANIGNHSLYLAVVGELHVVAYEPNPELVAGISASVEANGLSDRVVIRDVGVHASSARGTMANLDATNLGAQSVAVADEEGDFAVVALDDEHFPARVAALKIDVEGAEIDVLEGATALIERDRPLLYVECGTLAGYQKVSSWMIRMGYAQTGTFNLTPTHLFRPASGTPEEAEVVAALVMATEEIYRLNSLKAALRAQLEEQGVGSGSA from the coding sequence ATGACCACGATCGAGGTCGGGGGACGGAGCTATGCGGTCTGCGTCCCGCACGCCGAGGCGGACTACATCCAGTCGAACCTGGTGAGGACCGGCCGCCCGTACGAGGAACTGATGCTCCAAGCGATGGTCGCCGCTCTCGAGCCCGGAGACCTCGTCGTCGATGTCGGGGCGAACATCGGCAACCACTCCTTGTACCTGGCGGTGGTCGGAGAGCTTCACGTCGTCGCTTACGAGCCGAACCCCGAGTTGGTCGCCGGAATCTCCGCCAGCGTGGAGGCGAACGGCCTCAGTGACCGTGTCGTCATTCGTGACGTCGGCGTCCACGCGAGCTCCGCACGCGGCACGATGGCCAATCTCGACGCGACGAATCTGGGAGCGCAGTCGGTGGCGGTCGCGGACGAGGAGGGCGACTTCGCTGTCGTCGCTCTCGACGACGAACATTTTCCGGCCCGCGTGGCGGCGCTCAAGATCGACGTCGAAGGGGCGGAGATCGACGTGCTCGAGGGGGCGACGGCACTCATCGAGAGGGACCGACCTCTCCTGTACGTCGAGTGCGGAACGCTGGCGGGATACCAGAAGGTCTCCTCATGGATGATTCGGATGGGCTACGCCCAGACGGGCACCTTCAACCTCACTCCGACCCATCTGTTCCGGCCCGCCTCGGGAACGCCGGAGGAGGCAGAGGTGGTCGCGGCCCTGGTGATGGCGACCGAGGAGATCTACCGTCTGAACTCCCTCAAGGCGGCCCTCCGGGCGCAGCTCGAGGAGCAGGGCGTCGGAAGCGGATCGGCGTGA
- a CDS encoding glycosyltransferase, whose protein sequence is MPSTLLSFPYYRSNPYLTMLTVAPRAAGWDVVEGVQGLHRLEARAAHLGRGDVLHVHWTSPVTSGCESVEEAWSNAARFEDVLSGLRDRGADVLWTVHNSIAHEADHVDVELAVAKALASYATRIIQLNPATIEETAAYYSLPPDKVVDLPHSSYLGVYPDGGDDAASRERIGVPQGVPTVGFIGQIRAYKGLDVLCRAVEIAAEQVPDLTFVVAGKVVPASDLETVEEMLSAPNIVKRLGFVETADFSDWLRASDVVALPYRRILNSGSLLAACTFGRTALIPEDTPVARQFADQPWVVTYAPEPDEPVALAAAILEALDGQESRHRAAHEFTRAYTPYDMSRDYLRLLDELAGDLEGAAR, encoded by the coding sequence ATGCCCTCGACCCTGCTCTCGTTCCCCTACTACCGGAGCAATCCGTACCTCACGATGCTCACGGTGGCACCACGGGCGGCGGGCTGGGACGTCGTCGAGGGAGTGCAGGGTCTGCACCGGCTCGAGGCACGGGCAGCACACCTCGGCCGCGGCGACGTGCTCCACGTCCACTGGACCTCACCGGTGACCAGCGGCTGTGAGAGCGTCGAGGAGGCCTGGTCCAACGCGGCCCGGTTCGAGGACGTCCTGAGCGGCCTCCGCGACCGGGGTGCCGATGTGCTCTGGACCGTGCACAACTCGATCGCCCACGAGGCCGACCACGTCGACGTCGAGCTCGCCGTCGCGAAGGCGCTGGCGAGCTACGCGACCCGGATCATCCAGCTCAACCCGGCCACGATCGAGGAGACCGCGGCCTACTACTCGCTCCCGCCCGACAAGGTCGTCGACCTGCCGCACTCCTCCTATCTCGGCGTCTATCCCGACGGCGGCGACGACGCCGCCTCGCGCGAGCGCATCGGGGTTCCGCAGGGTGTGCCGACGGTTGGCTTCATCGGTCAGATCCGGGCCTACAAGGGCCTCGACGTGCTGTGCCGGGCGGTCGAGATCGCCGCCGAGCAGGTGCCCGACCTGACCTTCGTCGTGGCCGGCAAGGTGGTGCCCGCCTCCGACCTGGAGACGGTCGAGGAGATGCTCTCGGCACCCAACATCGTCAAGCGGCTCGGGTTCGTCGAGACCGCGGACTTCTCCGACTGGCTGCGGGCCAGCGACGTGGTCGCGCTGCCCTACCGGCGGATCCTCAACTCGGGCTCGCTGCTGGCCGCCTGCACCTTCGGCCGCACCGCTCTGATCCCGGAGGACACCCCGGTCGCGCGGCAGTTCGCCGACCAGCCGTGGGTGGTGACGTACGCGCCGGAGCCGGACGAGCCGGTGGCGCTGGCCGCGGCGATCCTGGAGGCCCTCGACGGGCAGGAGTCGCGGCATCGGGCCGCGCACGAGTTCACCCGTGCGTACACGCCCTACGACATGTCGCGCGACTACCTGCGGCTGCTCGACGAGCTGGCCGGCGATCTGGAGGGTGCAGCCCGATGA
- a CDS encoding polysaccharide pyruvyl transferase family protein, producing the protein MSSLRHHPVLRSAARRLPDPLKQQIRAALARRERRGRKPVIGLAGFFGAGNYGDELFLSVYEQYFGEEFELRVLADNMTKPYYDRPLPEIVDEVDAILIGGGDILQPWQADPRYFNHKMLAKPVFVVGIGVPIYRNTEIKPHIIEKHKKFLEHPNVKFIGVRDQQTADWILGNISADLDIRVAPDMVCSLDLPAATKPEGAPILGVVTRYRPNLEEPDDYSRVEEMAGKAMADGWRVRHLILGTMEVGRRDVANADDLDIPGKEVVYTESLDDLTRAIGECSAFASMKFHGSVVATMYGVPSIVMIATNKNRNFMKRIGLDANVSAFDAADLAERFTERVVPDPEAVAGLRTAADAHLRELRAEVKQTLGL; encoded by the coding sequence TTGTCCTCGTTGCGCCATCACCCGGTCCTCCGCTCCGCAGCACGCCGCCTGCCGGACCCGCTCAAGCAGCAGATCAGGGCGGCCCTGGCCCGCCGCGAGCGGCGCGGGCGCAAGCCGGTCATCGGGCTGGCCGGGTTCTTCGGTGCCGGCAACTACGGCGACGAGCTGTTCCTGTCGGTCTATGAGCAGTACTTCGGCGAGGAGTTCGAGCTGCGGGTGCTCGCCGACAACATGACCAAGCCGTACTACGACCGGCCGCTGCCCGAGATCGTCGACGAGGTGGACGCCATCCTCATCGGCGGCGGGGACATCCTGCAGCCGTGGCAGGCGGACCCGCGCTACTTCAACCACAAGATGCTGGCCAAGCCCGTCTTCGTCGTCGGCATCGGAGTGCCGATCTACCGAAACACCGAGATCAAGCCCCACATCATCGAGAAGCACAAGAAGTTCCTCGAGCACCCGAACGTGAAGTTCATCGGCGTCCGCGACCAGCAGACCGCCGACTGGATCCTGGGCAACATCTCCGCCGACCTGGATATCAGGGTCGCCCCGGACATGGTCTGCTCGCTGGACCTTCCTGCGGCGACCAAGCCCGAAGGTGCGCCGATCCTGGGCGTGGTCACCCGCTACCGGCCCAACCTGGAGGAGCCCGACGACTACTCGCGCGTCGAGGAGATGGCAGGCAAGGCGATGGCGGACGGCTGGCGCGTACGCCACCTCATCCTCGGCACGATGGAGGTCGGCCGTCGCGACGTGGCCAACGCCGACGACCTCGACATCCCGGGCAAGGAGGTCGTCTACACCGAATCGCTCGATGACCTGACGCGCGCGATCGGGGAGTGCAGCGCGTTCGCGAGCATGAAGTTCCACGGGTCGGTGGTGGCCACGATGTACGGCGTGCCCTCGATCGTGATGATCGCGACCAACAAGAACCGCAACTTCATGAAGCGCATCGGCCTGGACGCCAACGTCTCCGCCTTCGACGCCGCCGACCTGGCCGAGAGGTTCACCGAGCGGGTCGTCCCGGATCCCGAGGCGGTCGCCGGGCTGCGTACGGCCGCGGACGCTCACCTGCGGGAGCTGCGGGCCGAGGTGAAGCAGACGCTGGGGCTCTGA
- a CDS encoding glycosyltransferase family 2 protein — MTTPELSVVVPTHNVGLWVGELLSSILEDQSSAADPVHLEVILVDDASTDDTFEIAETYAARDPRLKVVRSPGKGGGQARNHGVSLARGRFLAFADGDDLVPAGAYAAMLRKTRETGSDMVVGRFFKLFSDRVWWPVRAWPAFDEERTLVRLAEAPSALRNRACWNRVFRRDFWDSAGIEFPDASRSNDIEPMVHALTTARFDIVTGTVYVYRDRPGPGSMTAKSHSPAGIISYLEQELRCARRIIELGDPEVRAEYASLIFDADGWMAIVRALRGMAVIDPVALEPARVLIAELIALFDDAGIEDLIDDLERDKRWGWRLVSSGQWATAARLIGDDVRWGDRPVADLLETLQLVADSGVVPLRTLQRPLVNAVATISLDDETLVGDDLADLVLKHRDLFTAVAEAVAAGEAGEEPGWRLGRIMAALDEGPELLRQVVSGATDPVTATSLSLVDGRAHLHLAHTMVEPVRLRVVFLHDRRRRTLDYDATELASGSLEVTLPTAALSGGRWRVRFEGRDALGEFDGPVIIHEDAIGERIGEGAQIVELDGRPRHGIEIPLSFGERGVRKARRVAGRIVRRVRP; from the coding sequence ATGACCACACCTGAGCTCTCTGTCGTCGTCCCGACGCACAACGTCGGCCTGTGGGTCGGGGAGCTGCTCTCCTCGATCCTCGAGGACCAGTCCTCGGCCGCCGACCCGGTGCACCTCGAGGTGATCCTCGTCGACGACGCCTCCACCGACGACACGTTCGAGATCGCCGAGACGTACGCAGCCCGCGACCCGCGCCTGAAGGTGGTCCGTTCGCCCGGAAAGGGCGGGGGGCAGGCACGCAACCACGGCGTCTCGCTGGCGCGCGGCCGCTTCCTCGCCTTCGCGGACGGCGACGACCTGGTCCCGGCCGGGGCGTACGCCGCGATGCTGCGCAAGACGCGGGAGACCGGCTCGGACATGGTGGTCGGCCGGTTCTTCAAGCTGTTCAGCGACCGGGTCTGGTGGCCGGTGCGGGCGTGGCCGGCCTTCGACGAGGAGCGCACCCTGGTGAGGCTCGCCGAGGCGCCGTCCGCCCTGCGCAACCGGGCCTGCTGGAACCGGGTCTTCCGGCGCGACTTCTGGGATTCGGCCGGGATCGAGTTCCCCGACGCCTCGCGCTCCAACGACATCGAGCCGATGGTGCACGCGCTGACCACGGCCCGCTTCGACATCGTGACCGGGACGGTCTACGTCTACCGCGACCGGCCCGGGCCGGGGTCGATGACGGCGAAGTCCCACTCGCCGGCGGGGATCATCAGCTACCTCGAGCAGGAGCTGCGCTGTGCCCGCCGGATCATCGAGCTCGGCGACCCGGAGGTGCGCGCCGAGTACGCCTCGCTGATCTTCGACGCCGACGGCTGGATGGCGATCGTCCGGGCGCTGCGCGGGATGGCCGTGATCGACCCGGTGGCGCTCGAGCCGGCGCGGGTCCTGATCGCCGAGCTGATCGCCCTCTTCGACGACGCCGGCATCGAGGATCTGATCGATGACCTGGAGCGCGACAAGCGATGGGGCTGGCGGCTGGTCTCCTCGGGCCAGTGGGCGACCGCGGCGCGGCTGATCGGAGACGACGTCCGCTGGGGTGACCGGCCGGTCGCCGACCTGCTGGAGACGCTGCAGCTCGTCGCCGACAGCGGCGTGGTGCCGCTGCGTACGCTCCAGCGGCCGCTGGTCAACGCCGTCGCGACGATCTCGCTGGACGACGAGACGCTGGTCGGGGACGACCTCGCCGACCTGGTGCTCAAGCACCGTGACCTGTTCACCGCGGTCGCCGAGGCGGTGGCCGCCGGCGAGGCGGGAGAGGAGCCGGGCTGGCGGCTCGGCCGGATCATGGCCGCCCTCGACGAAGGTCCCGAGCTGCTGCGCCAGGTGGTCTCCGGTGCCACCGATCCGGTGACCGCGACCTCGCTCTCGCTCGTCGACGGCCGTGCCCACCTCCACCTGGCTCACACGATGGTCGAGCCCGTTAGGCTCCGCGTCGTGTTTCTCCACGACCGCCGGCGCCGGACGCTGGACTACGACGCCACCGAGCTCGCCTCCGGCAGCCTCGAGGTCACGCTGCCCACCGCCGCGCTCTCGGGCGGTCGCTGGCGGGTGCGGTTCGAGGGCCGCGACGCGCTGGGCGAGTTCGACGGGCCGGTGATCATCCACGAGGACGCCATCGGCGAGCGGATCGGCGAAGGAGCGCAGATCGTCGAGCTCGACGGTCGCCCGCGTCACGGGATCGAGATCCCGCTGAGCTTCGGCGAGCGCGGCGTCCGCAAGGCCCGCCGGGTGGCGGGCCGGATCGTCCGCCGGGTGCGCCCGTGA
- the smc gene encoding chromosome segregation protein SMC, translating into MYLKRLTLKGFKSFASATTLELEPGITCIVGPNGSGKSNVVDALAWVMGEQGAKSLRGGKMEDVIFAGTSGRAPLGRAEVSLTIDNTDGALPIEYAEVTISRTMFRNGGSEYAINGSPCRLLDVQDLLSDSGIGREMHVIVGQGQLDTILRATPEDRRGFIEEAAGVLKHRKRKEKALRKLDSTQVNLDRLQDLLVEIRRQLKPLGRQAEVARQAQTVQMDVRDAKSRIYADDLVTAKTELDKELADEGALLARRAEVEETIAEGREQEAVLEAALREDLPALAAAQETWFALNSLRERLRGTQSLASERVRNAAGSEDLEVRQGRDPEELEAQAEIAREQEEAADAEVEELRYSLEEAVEARKSAEDAAAEEERRVKGLERAAADRREGLARLTGQVNALKSRAAAADDEVGRLTAAREEALARAERAQRDFTALETKVAGLDAGEEGLDAEHEAAAAALEDIEERLAKLQAEAQQADRDRSTLAARKDALEMGLNRKDGAGALLGSSLPGVLGSVASLLAVRSGYEAAVAAALGTASDAVVVSSSEEAIGAIEHLKAEDLGRAGLLLGGSPEETGGWPALPAGAAYALDVVECQSVLRPAVARLLDKVAVVDDLTAAQALVATEPQITAVTREGDLIGAHFAAGGSSSVPSLIEVQAAVDEATAQLAEAHAVSERATFETSRLEAERLAAQKRVDVALAKLHESDATLAAVAEELGQFGAQSRAARGEAERLLAAVEQAQEARENAVAGLAELEERLAMAEEEPEDEPDLSARDGLAEAARNARQREMDARLALRTSEERARALAGRAEGLLRAARQEREQRAKAAARREQMRREGEAARAVGTAVAYALDRLEVSVQQAAKARTEIEESRAGREQALRECRSLLRNLGKELEELVNSVHRDEMARAQQRMRIEQLEERILEELGLDAEAIVKDYGPDQLVPQHPDEDGNEVAPIPYVRAEQAKRLKIAEKNLRALGKVNPLALEEFAAMEERHKFLTEQLEDLKQTRKDLLDIVKEVDNRVEQVFTEAWEDVRVAFDHVFARLFPGGEGRLVLTDPENMLTTGIEVEARPPGKKVKRLSLLSGGERSLVAVAFLVSLFKARPSPFYILDEVEAALDDTNLGRLLEIYEELRENSQLMVITHQKRTMEVGDALYGVTMRGDGVTTVISQRLRDAQPA; encoded by the coding sequence ATGTACCTCAAGCGTCTGACGCTGAAGGGTTTCAAGTCGTTCGCCTCCGCCACGACCCTCGAGCTCGAACCCGGCATCACCTGCATCGTCGGGCCCAACGGCTCGGGCAAGTCCAACGTCGTCGACGCGCTCGCCTGGGTCATGGGCGAGCAGGGCGCCAAGAGCCTGCGCGGCGGCAAGATGGAGGACGTCATCTTCGCCGGTACGTCCGGCCGCGCCCCGCTGGGCCGGGCCGAGGTCTCGCTGACGATCGACAACACCGACGGCGCGCTGCCGATCGAGTACGCCGAGGTCACCATCTCGCGCACGATGTTCCGCAACGGCGGCTCGGAGTACGCCATCAACGGCAGCCCGTGCCGGCTCCTGGACGTCCAGGATCTCCTGTCGGACTCCGGCATCGGCCGCGAGATGCACGTCATCGTCGGCCAGGGCCAGCTCGACACGATCCTGCGCGCCACCCCCGAGGACCGGCGCGGCTTCATCGAGGAGGCAGCCGGGGTCCTGAAGCACCGCAAGCGCAAGGAGAAGGCGCTGCGAAAGCTCGACTCGACGCAGGTCAACCTGGACCGGCTCCAGGACCTGCTCGTCGAGATCCGCCGCCAGCTCAAGCCGCTCGGCCGCCAGGCGGAGGTCGCCCGGCAGGCGCAGACGGTGCAGATGGACGTACGCGACGCCAAGTCCCGCATCTACGCCGACGATCTGGTCACCGCGAAGACCGAGCTCGACAAGGAGCTCGCCGACGAGGGCGCGCTGCTGGCCCGCCGCGCCGAGGTCGAGGAGACCATCGCCGAGGGGCGCGAGCAGGAGGCGGTGCTCGAGGCCGCGCTGCGCGAGGATCTGCCGGCGCTGGCGGCCGCGCAGGAGACCTGGTTCGCGCTGAACTCCCTGCGCGAGCGGCTGCGCGGCACCCAGTCGCTCGCCTCCGAGCGGGTGCGCAACGCAGCCGGCTCGGAGGATCTGGAGGTGCGCCAGGGGCGCGACCCCGAAGAGCTCGAGGCGCAGGCCGAGATCGCGCGCGAGCAGGAGGAGGCCGCCGACGCCGAGGTCGAGGAGCTGCGCTACTCCCTCGAGGAGGCGGTCGAGGCCCGCAAGTCTGCTGAAGATGCTGCCGCCGAGGAGGAGCGCCGGGTCAAGGGCCTCGAGCGTGCCGCCGCCGACCGCCGCGAGGGGCTGGCCCGGCTGACCGGCCAGGTCAACGCGCTCAAGTCGCGCGCCGCTGCCGCCGACGACGAGGTCGGACGACTCACGGCCGCCCGTGAGGAGGCGCTGGCGCGCGCGGAGCGGGCCCAGCGGGACTTCACCGCCCTGGAGACCAAGGTCGCCGGGCTGGACGCGGGGGAGGAGGGCCTCGACGCCGAGCACGAGGCCGCCGCCGCGGCGCTGGAGGACATCGAGGAGCGGCTCGCGAAGCTGCAGGCCGAGGCGCAGCAGGCCGACCGTGACCGCTCGACGTTGGCCGCCCGCAAGGACGCGCTGGAGATGGGTCTGAACCGGAAGGACGGCGCCGGCGCACTGCTCGGTTCCTCGCTTCCGGGGGTGTTGGGTTCGGTCGCGTCGCTGTTGGCGGTGCGCTCCGGCTACGAGGCCGCCGTGGCCGCCGCTCTCGGGACCGCATCGGACGCGGTCGTCGTCTCCTCCTCCGAGGAGGCCATCGGGGCGATCGAGCATCTCAAGGCCGAGGACCTCGGCCGTGCCGGACTGCTCCTGGGCGGCTCGCCCGAGGAGACCGGCGGCTGGCCTGCGTTGCCTGCGGGTGCTGCGTACGCGCTGGACGTGGTGGAGTGCCAGTCGGTGCTGCGGCCCGCGGTGGCGCGGCTGCTCGACAAGGTCGCGGTGGTCGATGACCTCACCGCCGCCCAGGCGCTGGTGGCCACGGAGCCCCAGATCACCGCGGTGACCCGCGAGGGTGACCTGATCGGCGCCCACTTCGCCGCCGGCGGCTCCTCCAGCGTGCCCAGCCTGATCGAGGTGCAGGCCGCGGTCGACGAGGCCACCGCCCAGCTCGCCGAGGCCCACGCCGTCTCCGAGCGAGCCACCTTCGAGACCTCCCGCCTGGAGGCCGAGCGGCTGGCCGCTCAGAAGCGGGTCGACGTCGCGCTGGCCAAGCTGCACGAGTCCGACGCCACCCTCGCCGCCGTCGCCGAGGAGCTCGGCCAGTTCGGCGCCCAGTCCCGCGCCGCGCGCGGTGAGGCCGAGCGGCTGCTGGCCGCCGTCGAGCAGGCCCAGGAGGCCCGCGAGAACGCCGTCGCCGGGCTCGCCGAGCTCGAGGAGCGCCTCGCCATGGCCGAGGAGGAGCCCGAGGACGAGCCGGACCTGAGCGCCCGCGACGGCCTGGCCGAGGCGGCCCGTAACGCGCGCCAGCGCGAGATGGACGCGCGGTTGGCGCTGCGTACGTCCGAGGAGCGCGCCCGCGCGCTGGCCGGCCGTGCCGAGGGGCTGCTCCGCGCGGCCCGGCAGGAGCGGGAGCAGCGCGCCAAGGCGGCCGCCCGTCGTGAGCAGATGCGCCGCGAAGGAGAGGCCGCGCGAGCGGTCGGGACCGCGGTGGCGTACGCCCTGGACCGGCTGGAGGTCTCGGTGCAGCAGGCCGCCAAGGCGCGCACCGAGATCGAGGAGTCCCGCGCCGGGCGGGAGCAGGCGCTGCGCGAGTGCCGCTCGCTGCTGCGCAACCTCGGCAAGGAGCTCGAGGAGCTGGTCAACTCCGTCCACCGTGACGAGATGGCCCGCGCCCAGCAGCGGATGCGGATCGAGCAGCTCGAGGAGCGGATCCTCGAGGAGCTCGGCCTCGACGCCGAGGCGATCGTGAAGGACTACGGCCCCGACCAGCTGGTCCCGCAGCACCCCGACGAGGACGGCAACGAGGTCGCGCCGATTCCCTACGTCCGCGCCGAGCAGGCCAAGCGGCTCAAGATCGCCGAGAAGAACCTGCGCGCTCTGGGCAAGGTCAACCCGCTCGCGCTGGAGGAGTTCGCCGCGATGGAGGAGCGCCACAAGTTCCTCACCGAGCAGCTCGAGGACCTCAAGCAGACCCGCAAGGACCTCCTCGACATCGTCAAGGAGGTCGACAACCGCGTCGAGCAGGTCTTCACCGAGGCCTGGGAGGACGTACGCGTCGCCTTCGACCACGTCTTCGCGCGGCTCTTCCCGGGTGGTGAGGGTCGCCTGGTCCTCACCGACCCGGAGAACATGCTCACCACCGGCATCGAGGTCGAGGCCCGGCCGCCGGGCAAGAAGGTCAAGCGGCTCTCGCTGCTCTCCGGTGGCGAGCGGTCGCTGGTCGCGGTCGCCTTCCTGGTCTCGCTGTTCAAGGCCCGGCCCAGCCCGTTCTACATCCTCGACGAGGTCGAGGCCGCGCTCGACGACACCAACCTCGGCCGGCTCCTGGAGATCTACGAGGAGCTGCGCGAGAACTCCCAGCTGATGGTGATCACCCACCAGAAGCGCACCATGGAGGTCGGCGACGCCCTCTACGGCGTCACCATGCGCGGCGACGGTGTCACCACCGTCATCTCGCAGCGGCTGCGTGACGCGCAGCCGGCCTGA